The DNA sequence AGCGCTGTATCTTCAATGGTATGGTGCTCATCAATATGCAGGTCGCCCTGTACATGGATGCTCAGGTTAGCGCCGGAATGCTTGGCAACCTGGTCGAGCATGTGGTCGAAAAAGCCTAGGCCAGTATGCATAGCTGCCTGACCGGTTCCGTCCAGATTGAGTTCGACGCGGATCTGGGTTTCTTTGGTGTTGCGTTCAACAACGGCGGTACGGGCGGGCAAGCGCAGAAACCTGTAAATTTCGTCCCAGTCGCCGGTTGTCAGCGCAATAGCGTCGCGCATGGCATCGGTCAGCCCCGACACGTCGGCCGACTGCACCGTAGCTAACCCGCCTGGTGGTAAAAACAGGATCGCTTTGGCTCCCAGATTAACGGCCAGCTGAACATCGGTCAGGCGGTCGCCAATGACGTAGCTATTCGCCAGGTCGTAGTCGCCGGTGACATAGTCCATTAGCATACCAGTACCCGGTTTGCGGGTCGGGGCATTGTCGCGGGGGAAATGGCGATCGATATGAACGCCCGTGAACTGGATGTTCTCACCCGCCAAAGTCGTCATCATTTTATTGTGGGCGGGCCAGAACGTATCTTCCGGAAACGAATCGGTACCCAGTCCATCCTGGTTAGTAACCATGATCAAACCGTAGTCCGTTTCGTCGGCAATTTTCCGCATGGCCGAAATGGCTTTTGGAATAAAATCGAGTTTCGCCAGGGAATCGACCTGCTGATCGGGCTGCGGCTCGGCAATGAGCGTACCATCACGGTCGATAAACAAAAGTTTTTGCATAGTGGGGGCCATAGTAACCCCACAAAGATAGGGCCCCGTCGTGTTGCAAACGAAAATGTACTACTTTTGTACTGTAGTTCTTTACAGCTATCTCTCTACCTTCCTGCTTTATACGAATTGTTGTTCTTAGCGTACTTAGTTGCTTCTACTGTTTTACTATAGAATCAAGATAGACGTTTGCGTTTATTAGCCAAATTAGTTGTAGTACTCAGTCCATACCGAAACGCATTGATAGCCATGAAAGAACACTTTCCTGAAAGTGCAGTACTTCATAACCATAGCTTTAAAATCTTAGTTAAAACATGCCAACATCATCATCGAGACTAACCCGTATCGGGGTTTTTTATGACGGTAACTATTTTCTACATGTAAGTAACTATTACAATTATTCCCACGAACGACGCAGTCGGATCAGTATATCGGGACTTCACGCGTTTATTCGTCGGCAGGTAGCAGAAGAAGAGGGTGTTAATGAACGTCTTTGCCAAATTGTTGATGCGCATTATTTCCGGGGTCGCCTGAATGCTCACGAAGCTAATCAGCGTGGTAATCAGTTATTTTACGATCGGTTGTTCGACGATATTCTTATGTCGGAAGGGGTTGTTACCCACTACCTTCCCGTAAAAACCTACCAGGGATACCGCCAGGAAAAAGGGATCGATGTCTGGCTTGCGCTCGAAGCGTTTGAACTGGCGCAGTACAAAAAGTTTGATGTTGTCGTGTTGATTACCTCGGACGGCGATTATGTGCCGCTCATTCGTAAACTCAATACCATTGGCTCCCGGATCATGGTTCTAAGCTGGGATTTCGAATTTGAGAATGAGCAGGGCGAAAAACAGGTAACCCGTACGTCACAGGATTTACTGGAAGAGGTATCGTACCCGGTTGCCATGCACGAATTGATTGATAACCGCACCCGCAAGAGTGATACGGTGATTCAAAATCTATTCGTGAAGCAAGCGCAGTCGCGTCCAACGTTCACCGCAGCGACCACCGCCAACGGTGGAACTTATACCAACGGAAACAGTTTTAGTACGTTCACCAACGGCAATACGTATGGTGGCTATCAGGAAGCCGATGAGCCGAATTATAACGTGGCAGACGGTATCATTGTAGACGACGATCCCGAAGGCCGGAAAATCAGCACCATCCGCAGTCTGAAAACGGGTTATGGTTTTGTCAATTACCCACCCAACAACCTGTTTTTTCACTATACCAGCCTGATCGATACGGACTTCAACGAGTTGCAGGTCGATGACGAGGTTGAGTTCACCATCGGGCAGAATGCCGAAGGTAAAGACATCGCAATTGATGTGCAGTTAGTTCGTCATTAAGTATGAATGAAGTTCGGGTGACTGTTGCCGACGTATCGGCGTTCAAACGGCAGGCACTCGCCTGGGCTACGGCGCAGGAAACACCCCAATCGGGTTTTATCACCTTACTGAACAACAACTTTATTGCTTACCCCCATGACCCGTTTCCCAACCGGCTTTTCGTCGGTGCGAAGCGGGTCATTTCGTTGGTGGACTCTGATCCATTTCAGGCTCTGCACGACGCCCACCGGGCCCGGCCTTCCTATTTGGTAGGCTATTTGGGGTACGATCTGAAAAACCAGCTCGAAGACCTGACCAGCCGCCACCCCAATCGGCTCGGTTTTCCCGATACTTATTTTGTTGAACCCGAGTGGATTCTTGATTTTGTTGACAACGACGTTATCATTCAAGGCGAAGGCGATGTGAATAGGGTAGTGGAGGAGGTGCGGAACTACCCTCATTGCCCCGTTGGTAAGGGTGGGAAGACACACATAATCCAGTGCCGTGTTACGCCCGAGGAGTACATGGCCCGAGTTCGGCAAATCAAGCAACATATTGTGGCCGGCGATGTGTATGAGTTGAATTACTGCATCGAGTTTCTGGTCGAGAACGCCGTCCTGGATCCTCTGGCTACCTATGACGCATTGAATACCCGGTCACCAATGCCGTTTTCGAGTTTTCTCAAGCTGGGAAACCGCTACGTCATAGGGGCATCACCGGAGCGGTTTATGCGGAAGCAGGGTAGAACGCTGTTGTCACAGCCCATCAAAGGAACGATCCGGCGTAGTAAAGACCCCGTCGAAGATGCTGCCCTGCGGGCACGGCTACGGAACTCCGAGAAAGAGCGGGCCGAGAATCTGATGATCGTTGATCTGGTTCGCAACGATCTCGCCCGCTCGGCCGAAACGGGTTCGGTACGGGTCGATGAATTGTTCGGAATATACGGTTTCGAGCAGGTCTACCAGATGATTTCGACAGTGTCGGCAGTGCTGCGTGAGGATCTGTCGTGGACTGATGCCTTGCGCAACGCCTTCCCGATGGGCAGCATGACGGGCGCCCCTAAAATCCGGGCCATGCAACTCATCGACGAACTGGAGGTGAGTCGCCGGGGTGTTTACTCAGGTGCTATCGGCTTTGTAACACCCGACGGCGATTTTGACTTCAATGTCGTTATCCGCTCGCTGCTCTACAACGCCGAGTGCCAATACGCATCATTCTCGGTTGGCAGCGCCATCACCTACGATGCAGACCCTGCCCAGGAGTGGGAAGAGTGCCTCCTTAAAGCGCGGGCTATTCGGGAAGTGCTGGCAGGATAACCAGCTTCAGGACCAGAAGCTGGATATTTCGTGGCTAAGTGGAAGCGTATAACCCCGGTATCCTCAATAGCTGATTTGGATCGGGGCAAAGGGCCAGAAATTTTGCCCGGTCGGTCAGCGAGCATACGCCGGGGAAGTCACCCCGCAGACCCAGCATATCGGTCATGAGCTGAAAGTGCAGGTGTGGTGGCCAGTCTCCATTTTCGGGATAAGGGCCAATCTCGGCCAGTTTTTCACCGGCTTCAATCGGTTTGCCTTCGTATAAACTAACCAGCGATGCGCGGGTCAGGTGGCCATACAGGCTGTATAGGACGCCGTCGGCCGTTTGATGCTCCAGAATAATCGTTGGGCCATAGTCGCCGAAGTTAGCGTTGTCCTGAAAGCTGTGAACGATACCCGGCACGGGAGCAAAGACGGGCGTTCCGGCTTCGGCCCACAAATCGATGCCGAGGTGAATTTCGCGCGGTTCGGCTTGCGCCGTATTGAAATGGTTACTACGACGGTATATCGTCCGGTGTTCATTGTAGCCCCCCACACCAACCCGGGCCCCTGCGTCGCGGAGCTTACCGAAGACATAGGCAGAAAACGTTGCCGTATTGGTTAGATCGAGGGCGGCCAGATCGGGGTTGGCCGCCGAAAAGTCGAGAATCAGGTAGGGATCAGTCTGGAAATCGACGGGTAAAATCATCATTCGTCTCGGTCACACAGGAGGTGGAATACCCGGCAAAGGTCGCACAGAATTCGCAATTTCAGCACGGGTGCTGTCTGGATGGCGGTTGTTGCCGGTTTCAACTGCCCGAGGTATATTTACACCTATTTTGCTCGTCAATAAACACAGTTATTTGGTCACGTGACCGATTGTTAAACCCAATTGCATGGAATCAGCTGTTCGTCCGCCCGTTCGTCAGGCTACGCTTTTAGGTCATCCCGTAGGCCTTTTCGTTCTATTTTTTACCGAGATGTGGGAGCGGTTCAGCTACTACGGGATGCGGGCTATCCTGCTCCTGTTCCTGCTCGACAACGTTCGGGGCGGCATGGGGCTAAACGAAGCCGAAGGGGCAGCCATTTATGGTATCTACACCGCATCGGTTTACCTGCTTTCGCTACCCGGCGGCTGGATTGCCGATAATATACTGGGCCAGCGGAAGTCCATCTGGTATGGTGGCATCATCATCATGCTGGGACACATTATCCTGGCGTTTCCGTCGGGACCCGGTCTATTCTACGCCGGACTGTGCACCGTAGCCATAGGGACTGGTTTGCTCAAGCCCAACATCAGCAGCGTCGTGGGTGAACTTTACCCGGAAGGAGGTGCCCGGAAAGACGCAGCATTCTCGATCTTCTATATGGGCATCAACACCGGCTCCCTGCTGGGTATATCCATTGTGGGGTATCTGGGCCAGAAAGTAGGCTGGCACTACGGGTTTGGTGCTGCTGCGGTGGCCATGGCACTCGGTCTGATTACTTACCGTTTATTTGCCCAGCGCTACCTGGGCGAACACGGTAAGTTCGTTGCCCAGCCCCCGCAAACTGACAGTGACAAATCGTCGACGGGAAACCGGTCACTCCTGGTCTTTCTGGTTGTGATAGTTGCGCTGCTGGCCGGTTTGCAACTGACGGGAGTGCTGGATCTGACTACGGCACAGGGACTGGCCCGGGCAATGGGTACCATCATTTCGCTCATTGCCGTGAGCTATTTCACCTATATACTGGTGGCGGGTGGACTGGATGCGACCGAGAAAAAGCGAGTCGTGGTACTGTTCATCTTCTTCCTGGCAGCGGCCCTGTACTGGGCGGGCAATGAGCAGCAGGGATCATCGCTGCAAATCTTTGCCGACCGCTATACTGACCTGACCGTGTTTGGCTGGCAAATGCCATCGAGCTGGTTTCAGAATCTGAATCCCGCCTTCATCCTGATTTTTTCGCCGGTGCTGGCCGCTTTCTGGGTCTTTCTGGCTAACAAGAATATTAACTTCTCGGTACCCGCCAAGTTCGCTGTATCCCTGTTGCTGTTGGGAATCGCCTACGTTATCATGGTATTTGCAGCTAACGTAGCGCTGACGGGCGAACGGACCACGCCCTTATATCTGGGGTCCACTTACCTGTTTTTTACCCTCGCCGAGCTGTTTCTGAGTCCAGTCGGGTTAAGTGCCTTTTCCAAACTGTCGCCCAGGCGGTATACCAGCCAGTTGATGGGTCTCTGGTTTGTAGGCTCGTCGCTGGGCAACCTGATTGCCGGTTTATTTGCGGGCGGATTCGACGAAGAGAACGTTCAGCAGATGCCGGGTATGTTCCAGAGCGTAGCCATTTTTGCGCTGGCGTCGGGCCTGGTCCTGCTGCTGTTCTCCAAACCGCTCAAAAAGTGGATGGGTGGAATTGACTAGCAACTGTAGGATGTATCCAACAGTCCTTACCCGCCGGCTTTTTTCGCGCCGTAACCTTTTCCGGTGAGCCAGCTGAGCACTTTATCGCGGTGATCACCCTGAATCAGAATTTCGTCATCTTTTACCGAGCCGCCTGCCCCGCAGGCGGCTTTTAGCTGTTTGCCCAAATCGGCAAGATCAGCGTCGGTACCTACGAAGCCGCGAACAGTTGTTAC is a window from the Spirosoma rigui genome containing:
- the hisB gene encoding bifunctional histidinol-phosphatase/imidazoleglycerol-phosphate dehydratase HisB, which encodes MQKLLFIDRDGTLIAEPQPDQQVDSLAKLDFIPKAISAMRKIADETDYGLIMVTNQDGLGTDSFPEDTFWPAHNKMMTTLAGENIQFTGVHIDRHFPRDNAPTRKPGTGMLMDYVTGDYDLANSYVIGDRLTDVQLAVNLGAKAILFLPPGGLATVQSADVSGLTDAMRDAIALTTGDWDEIYRFLRLPARTAVVERNTKETQIRVELNLDGTGQAAMHTGLGFFDHMLDQVAKHSGANLSIHVQGDLHIDEHHTIEDTALALGEAYRQALSDKRGISRYGFLLPMDEALAQVAIDFSGRPWLVWDAEFRREKIGDMPTEMFFHFFKSFADTALCNLNVKVEGDNEHHKIEAIFKAFAKAIKMAVRRDINELDNMPSTKGVL
- a CDS encoding NYN domain-containing protein, which encodes MPTSSSRLTRIGVFYDGNYFLHVSNYYNYSHERRSRISISGLHAFIRRQVAEEEGVNERLCQIVDAHYFRGRLNAHEANQRGNQLFYDRLFDDILMSEGVVTHYLPVKTYQGYRQEKGIDVWLALEAFELAQYKKFDVVVLITSDGDYVPLIRKLNTIGSRIMVLSWDFEFENEQGEKQVTRTSQDLLEEVSYPVAMHELIDNRTRKSDTVIQNLFVKQAQSRPTFTAATTANGGTYTNGNSFSTFTNGNTYGGYQEADEPNYNVADGIIVDDDPEGRKISTIRSLKTGYGFVNYPPNNLFFHYTSLIDTDFNELQVDDEVEFTIGQNAEGKDIAIDVQLVRH
- the pabB gene encoding aminodeoxychorismate synthase component I, producing the protein MNEVRVTVADVSAFKRQALAWATAQETPQSGFITLLNNNFIAYPHDPFPNRLFVGAKRVISLVDSDPFQALHDAHRARPSYLVGYLGYDLKNQLEDLTSRHPNRLGFPDTYFVEPEWILDFVDNDVIIQGEGDVNRVVEEVRNYPHCPVGKGGKTHIIQCRVTPEEYMARVRQIKQHIVAGDVYELNYCIEFLVENAVLDPLATYDALNTRSPMPFSSFLKLGNRYVIGASPERFMRKQGRTLLSQPIKGTIRRSKDPVEDAALRARLRNSEKERAENLMIVDLVRNDLARSAETGSVRVDELFGIYGFEQVYQMISTVSAVLREDLSWTDALRNAFPMGSMTGAPKIRAMQLIDELEVSRRGVYSGAIGFVTPDGDFDFNVVIRSLLYNAECQYASFSVGSAITYDADPAQEWEECLLKARAIREVLAG
- a CDS encoding peptidoglycan DD-metalloendopeptidase family protein; this encodes MILPVDFQTDPYLILDFSAANPDLAALDLTNTATFSAYVFGKLRDAGARVGVGGYNEHRTIYRRSNHFNTAQAEPREIHLGIDLWAEAGTPVFAPVPGIVHSFQDNANFGDYGPTIILEHQTADGVLYSLYGHLTRASLVSLYEGKPIEAGEKLAEIGPYPENGDWPPHLHFQLMTDMLGLRGDFPGVCSLTDRAKFLALCPDPNQLLRIPGLYAST
- a CDS encoding peptide MFS transporter, which translates into the protein MESAVRPPVRQATLLGHPVGLFVLFFTEMWERFSYYGMRAILLLFLLDNVRGGMGLNEAEGAAIYGIYTASVYLLSLPGGWIADNILGQRKSIWYGGIIIMLGHIILAFPSGPGLFYAGLCTVAIGTGLLKPNISSVVGELYPEGGARKDAAFSIFYMGINTGSLLGISIVGYLGQKVGWHYGFGAAAVAMALGLITYRLFAQRYLGEHGKFVAQPPQTDSDKSSTGNRSLLVFLVVIVALLAGLQLTGVLDLTTAQGLARAMGTIISLIAVSYFTYILVAGGLDATEKKRVVVLFIFFLAAALYWAGNEQQGSSLQIFADRYTDLTVFGWQMPSSWFQNLNPAFILIFSPVLAAFWVFLANKNINFSVPAKFAVSLLLLGIAYVIMVFAANVALTGERTTPLYLGSTYLFFTLAELFLSPVGLSAFSKLSPRRYTSQLMGLWFVGSSLGNLIAGLFAGGFDEENVQQMPGMFQSVAIFALASGLVLLLFSKPLKKWMGGID
- a CDS encoding translation initiation factor, whose amino-acid sequence is MSKKARISGVVYSTDPDFQYQSNEEPQAETLPPARQTLKIWLVKLGGNKVVTTVRGFVGTDADLADLGKQLKAACGAGGSVKDDEILIQGDHRDKVLSWLTGKGYGAKKAGG